From a single Kitasatospora azatica KCTC 9699 genomic region:
- a CDS encoding radical SAM/SPASM domain-containing protein — protein sequence MRTRGLIGDLLSLSKGSLVDMATDKAVVLPNADGSRATLYDPDRMSFATLPPHLVERARRFAAASHGAGDLTADERREWDELTRIISAPSFPVPADNNSTTINQLVIGNTYHCNMGCTYCYNELETKEKKGSEVPQGMAWETARSSIQQVLDQADPSKPVRIFFIGGEPLLEREILERSVEYAEAYAAPLGVKVRFNVYTNGTLLTAKVLDWCEAHKISLIISLDGPPALNSERVLLSGRPTSRVVLRNIRRIMDSQTSPMRRVRAVGRPGTPLVALHKYLVALGFNEVHVQPMYNNEGITATNESEMIELLDWWTGNLENGVILDIMPFGSFFQKILHQGRAVSSWYPCQAARNAVTVGPDGRVYSCHHAIEEPAFELGHITKGLPIVEIRSRHFKRVDEREPCRNCWAKHICGGECYHRSLSAGAGEFGTLPAACQERKALIGFALDAFARIARTNPQALRRLALGDLSRPEPQESAYEAADLRDFV from the coding sequence TCTACTTTCACTCTCGAAAGGTTCCCTGGTCGACATGGCCACCGATAAAGCTGTGGTTCTCCCCAACGCAGACGGCTCGCGTGCCACGCTCTATGATCCGGACCGAATGTCGTTCGCCACGCTTCCGCCCCATCTCGTGGAGCGGGCCCGGCGGTTCGCGGCAGCCAGCCATGGAGCCGGCGATCTGACCGCCGACGAGCGCCGGGAATGGGACGAGTTGACCCGGATCATCTCCGCCCCCTCCTTCCCGGTCCCGGCGGACAACAACAGCACCACGATCAACCAACTGGTGATCGGCAACACCTACCACTGCAACATGGGCTGCACCTACTGCTACAACGAGCTCGAGACCAAGGAGAAGAAGGGCTCCGAGGTGCCGCAGGGGATGGCCTGGGAGACCGCCCGCAGCAGCATCCAACAGGTCCTCGACCAGGCGGACCCGAGCAAGCCGGTCCGGATCTTCTTCATCGGCGGCGAGCCGCTGCTGGAACGCGAGATCCTGGAACGCAGCGTGGAGTACGCGGAAGCGTATGCCGCACCGCTGGGCGTCAAGGTGCGCTTCAACGTCTATACGAATGGCACGCTTCTCACTGCCAAGGTCCTCGACTGGTGCGAGGCGCACAAGATATCGCTGATCATCAGCCTGGACGGGCCGCCGGCTCTGAACAGCGAACGGGTCCTGCTCTCCGGACGACCGACCAGCAGGGTCGTCCTGCGCAATATCCGGCGCATCATGGATTCCCAGACCTCACCGATGCGCCGAGTGCGCGCGGTCGGCCGTCCAGGGACTCCGCTGGTCGCCCTGCACAAATACCTGGTCGCGCTGGGGTTCAACGAGGTCCACGTGCAGCCGATGTACAACAACGAGGGAATCACCGCCACCAACGAGTCCGAGATGATCGAACTCCTGGACTGGTGGACGGGCAATCTGGAGAACGGTGTCATTCTTGACATCATGCCGTTCGGCTCGTTCTTCCAGAAGATTCTCCACCAGGGGCGGGCGGTCAGCTCCTGGTATCCATGCCAGGCCGCGCGAAATGCTGTCACCGTCGGACCCGACGGCCGGGTCTACTCGTGCCATCATGCGATCGAGGAGCCGGCTTTCGAGCTGGGCCACATCACCAAGGGCCTGCCGATCGTGGAAATCCGCAGCCGGCATTTCAAGCGTGTCGACGAGCGCGAACCGTGCCGCAACTGCTGGGCGAAGCACATTTGCGGCGGCGAGTGCTACCACCGGTCCCTGTCCGCGGGTGCGGGCGAGTTCGGCACGCTCCCGGCCGCCTGCCAGGAACGAAAGGCCCTGATCGGCTTCGCCCTGGATGCCTTCGCCCGGATCGCCAGGACGAACCCGCAGGCGCTGCGCCG